One Sphingomicrobium marinum genomic window carries:
- a CDS encoding acetyl/propionyl/methylcrotonyl-CoA carboxylase subunit alpha: MFAKLLIANRGEIACRVMRTAQAMGIECVAVYSEADAKALHVRMADEAVCIGPAPSAESYLCGDKIIAAAKETGAEAIHPGYGFLSENADFAQAVIDAGLVWVGPKPESIRAMGLKDAAKKLMAHASVPVTPGYMGDDQSAETLKAEADKIGYPVLIKAVAGGGGKGMRKVDDPAKFEDALESCRREAKASFGNDVVILEKWIESPRHIEVQLFGDSHGTVVHLFERDCSLQRRHQKVIEEAPAPGMSEETRAEVCAAAVRAGEAVDYEGAGTVEFIADASDGLRADRIYFMEMNTRLQVEHPVTEEITGVDLVEWQLRAAAGEEVPLQQDELSINGHAIEARLYAEDPATGFLPSTGRLEHFDLGDYGRIETGVEEGDQVSPHYDPMIAKLVAHGETRDDAIEGLAQILENLEVWPVRTNAAFLSRAVTHPQFVDADLDTGFIAEHEDSLIPQAAPDETVWNAAAMVALAEDEPDPLAGFRLNSDVAAQVALGHKGERKVIDLADGAVFAAASGFRDSERVVVFHGGEATEFSRGVRGSGGAAAGDGAILAPMPGKVIDVDVSEGQKVAEGQKLLTLEAMKMEHSLTAPFDGVIAELAAAPGQQVQVEALLARVEKAAEDA; the protein is encoded by the coding sequence ATGTTTGCAAAACTCCTGATCGCCAATCGCGGCGAGATTGCGTGCCGGGTCATGCGCACTGCGCAGGCCATGGGGATCGAATGCGTCGCCGTCTATTCGGAGGCTGATGCGAAAGCGCTGCACGTGCGCATGGCGGACGAGGCCGTATGCATCGGACCGGCGCCGTCGGCCGAGAGCTATCTTTGCGGTGACAAGATCATCGCGGCGGCCAAGGAAACGGGCGCCGAGGCGATCCACCCTGGCTACGGCTTCCTGTCCGAGAATGCGGACTTCGCGCAGGCGGTTATCGATGCGGGACTGGTGTGGGTCGGTCCCAAGCCCGAGAGCATCCGCGCCATGGGCCTCAAGGACGCGGCCAAGAAACTGATGGCCCATGCCAGCGTGCCGGTGACGCCGGGCTATATGGGCGATGACCAGAGCGCCGAAACGCTGAAAGCCGAGGCCGACAAGATCGGCTATCCGGTGCTGATAAAGGCGGTCGCTGGCGGCGGCGGCAAGGGGATGCGCAAGGTCGATGATCCCGCCAAGTTCGAGGATGCGCTGGAAAGCTGCCGGCGCGAGGCCAAGGCCAGCTTTGGCAACGATGTCGTGATCCTCGAAAAATGGATCGAGAGCCCGCGCCATATCGAGGTGCAGTTGTTCGGCGACAGCCATGGCACGGTGGTGCACCTGTTCGAGCGCGACTGCTCGCTCCAGCGCCGCCACCAGAAGGTGATCGAAGAGGCCCCAGCGCCCGGCATGAGCGAAGAGACGCGCGCCGAGGTTTGCGCCGCCGCGGTGCGCGCGGGCGAGGCGGTGGATTACGAGGGCGCGGGCACGGTGGAATTCATCGCCGATGCCTCCGACGGCCTACGCGCCGACCGCATCTACTTCATGGAAATGAACACGCGCCTGCAGGTCGAACATCCGGTGACCGAGGAGATTACGGGCGTCGACCTGGTTGAATGGCAGCTGCGCGCCGCAGCAGGCGAGGAAGTGCCGCTGCAACAAGACGAGCTCAGCATCAATGGGCACGCGATCGAGGCACGGCTCTATGCCGAGGATCCGGCGACGGGGTTTTTGCCCTCGACCGGGCGGCTCGAGCATTTCGACCTTGGCGACTATGGGCGGATCGAGACGGGCGTGGAAGAGGGCGACCAAGTCAGTCCGCATTACGACCCGATGATTGCCAAGCTGGTCGCCCACGGCGAAACGCGCGATGACGCGATCGAAGGCTTGGCGCAGATCCTGGAAAATCTCGAGGTCTGGCCCGTACGGACCAACGCGGCGTTCCTGTCGCGCGCCGTCACGCATCCACAGTTCGTGGACGCCGATCTCGACACGGGCTTCATCGCCGAACATGAAGACAGTCTCATTCCCCAAGCTGCGCCCGACGAAACGGTTTGGAACGCAGCGGCGATGGTCGCCTTGGCCGAGGACGAGCCCGATCCTTTAGCCGGGTTCCGGTTGAACAGTGATGTCGCAGCACAAGTTGCACTGGGGCACAAAGGCGAGCGCAAAGTGATCGACCTTGCCGATGGTGCTGTGTTCGCCGCCGCATCGGGGTTTCGCGATAGCGAGCGCGTGGTGGTCTTCCATGGCGGGGAGGCCACCGAATTTTCGCGCGGCGTGCGCGGATCGGGCGGCGCAGCCGCGGGCGACGGCGCCATTCTCGCGCCAATGCCCGGAAAGGTCATCGATGTAGACGTTTCCGAAGGTCAAAAGGTTGCGGAAGGACAAAAGTTGCTGACGCTAGAAGCGATGAAAATGGAGCATTCGCTCACCGCGCCCTTCGATGGCGTGATCGCAGAACTAGCCGCCGCGCCCGGCCAGCAGGTCCAGGTCGAAGCGCTGCTGGCACGGGTCGAGAAGGCAGCCGAAGACGCCTAA
- a CDS encoding cytochrome c, translating into MRTIVVLLAGASLFACSDEVPEGSDADAGQAATPVLAFEGATATEAGARIAHGERLSHILGCKGCHRANLEGGNMGDFEPPLDGVYASNLTTELPKMDDAQLRLLLRKGVHPTRGEMWMMPSGVINRLSEPDMDALIAYLRTVPQSGEPTPPTEIRPAAQAMVDAGALTTSSEQVKQFNAAPMDDLGEAREWGRYLTATTCAECHGPALEGSPDFAPNLDIAGAYSNAELRRLLTEGVGKDGRDLGLMSLVGVEHFSYLTDRERDAIIAYVKERAERNVAQ; encoded by the coding sequence ATGCGAACGATTGTCGTTCTGCTGGCAGGTGCCAGCCTGTTTGCGTGTTCCGATGAAGTCCCGGAAGGCAGCGACGCCGACGCCGGCCAAGCAGCCACTCCTGTCCTGGCGTTCGAAGGAGCGACGGCCACCGAGGCCGGCGCGCGCATCGCGCACGGGGAGAGGCTCAGTCACATTCTCGGGTGCAAGGGGTGTCATCGCGCCAATCTCGAAGGCGGGAACATGGGCGATTTCGAGCCGCCGCTGGACGGGGTCTATGCCTCGAACCTGACGACCGAACTGCCCAAGATGGACGATGCGCAGCTGCGTCTGCTGCTGCGAAAAGGCGTTCATCCCACGCGCGGTGAAATGTGGATGATGCCATCGGGTGTCATCAATCGCCTTAGCGAACCCGATATGGACGCGCTGATCGCCTATCTTCGCACTGTGCCCCAATCGGGTGAACCGACCCCGCCCACCGAAATCAGGCCGGCAGCACAAGCGATGGTAGATGCGGGCGCGCTGACGACAAGCAGCGAGCAGGTGAAACAGTTCAACGCCGCGCCGATGGACGATCTGGGCGAAGCGCGTGAATGGGGGCGCTACCTGACAGCGACGACATGCGCCGAATGTCACGGACCCGCACTCGAAGGGTCGCCCGATTTCGCGCCCAATCTCGACATTGCCGGTGCCTATTCGAACGCGGAACTGCGGCGTCTTCTGACTGAAGGCGTCGGCAAGGATGGGCGCGATCTGGGGCTAATGAGCCTCGTCGGGGTCGAGCATTTCTCGTACCTGACCGACCGCGAGCGCGATGCCATCATTGCCTACGTCAAGGAACGCGCCGAGCGGAATGTCGCGCAATAG
- a CDS encoding DUF2569 family protein, whose protein sequence is MIKAANSGKSRGGVRGWLLVLTIWLGIVLPVFKIGFLGYVMHKMSIVYPEDAQMMADTGWSAIMWANVIAEAIAYVLAGFLLWKSRNPKVVVFTIVVLWLAGPLSASIVSLFMPSELAWQPLTRATLFAAGWTAYLLRSERVQKVYGFRLGVSK, encoded by the coding sequence GTGATTAAAGCTGCAAACAGTGGCAAGTCGCGCGGTGGTGTTCGCGGCTGGCTCCTTGTACTCACGATCTGGCTGGGCATTGTTTTGCCTGTCTTCAAAATCGGCTTTCTTGGATATGTGATGCACAAAATGAGCATCGTGTATCCGGAGGATGCACAGATGATGGCTGACACTGGTTGGTCTGCGATCATGTGGGCAAACGTAATTGCCGAGGCCATTGCCTATGTGCTCGCCGGATTTTTACTCTGGAAATCTAGAAATCCTAAAGTGGTCGTTTTCACTATCGTTGTGCTTTGGCTAGCCGGCCCACTTTCGGCCTCGATCGTCTCCCTGTTCATGCCAAGTGAACTTGCCTGGCAACCGCTGACGCGAGCGACGCTATTCGCCGCAGGCTGGACCGCCTACCTACTGAGATCCGAACGGGTCCAAAAAGTTTATGGTTTCAGACTGGGTGTGAGCAAATAG
- a CDS encoding carboxyl transferase domain-containing protein, which produces MSAPTLTSKIDMDGPEAKARAKHNRELAQKLRDDVAAAAKGGSERSRERHLSRGKLLPRDRVERLLDPGSPFLEIGQLAACDMYGGEVPGAGMIAGIGRVSGRQAMIVCNDATVKGGTYYPMTVKKHLRAQEIAEQNRLPCIYLVDSGGANLPHQAEVFPDRDHFGRIFFNQANLSAKGIAQVACVMGSCTAGGAYVPAMSDESVIVKEQGTIFLAGPPLVKAATGEEISAEDLGGGALHAKKSGVVDHLAENDEHALTIVRDILSTVPMGADNADINYAEPRPPKLDPEELYSIIPEDVRAPYDVHEVIARIVDGSEFNEFKALYGPSLVCGFAHIHGIPVAILANNGVLFSESARKGAHFIELAAHRKIPLLFLQNISGFMVGGKYEAEGIAKHGAKLVTAVATAQVPKITVLIGGSFGAGNYGMAGRAYSPNFLFTWPNSRISVMGGEQAASVLATVHRDADKWSPEEAEEFKAPIRQKYEDEGNPWHATARLWDDGIIDPAQTRDVLGLAFAACLNAPVPDQPKFGVFRM; this is translated from the coding sequence ATGAGTGCACCGACGCTGACCAGCAAGATCGACATGGACGGGCCCGAAGCGAAGGCCCGCGCCAAGCATAACCGCGAACTCGCGCAGAAACTACGCGATGATGTCGCCGCGGCCGCCAAAGGCGGTTCCGAACGGTCGCGCGAACGCCATCTGTCACGCGGCAAGCTGCTGCCGCGCGACCGCGTCGAGCGCTTGCTCGATCCGGGCTCACCCTTTCTCGAAATCGGGCAGCTTGCGGCGTGCGACATGTACGGGGGCGAAGTCCCTGGTGCGGGAATGATCGCGGGCATCGGCCGCGTGTCGGGCCGGCAGGCGATGATCGTGTGCAACGATGCCACCGTGAAGGGCGGCACCTACTACCCGATGACGGTGAAGAAGCATCTGCGCGCGCAGGAGATCGCCGAGCAGAATCGCCTGCCATGCATTTACCTCGTCGATTCGGGCGGCGCGAACCTGCCGCACCAGGCCGAGGTGTTCCCCGACCGCGATCATTTCGGGCGGATTTTCTTCAACCAGGCCAATTTGTCGGCCAAAGGCATCGCGCAGGTCGCCTGTGTGATGGGCAGTTGCACCGCGGGCGGCGCCTATGTCCCCGCGATGAGCGACGAAAGCGTCATCGTGAAAGAGCAGGGGACGATCTTCCTCGCCGGGCCGCCGCTGGTAAAGGCCGCGACAGGCGAGGAGATTTCGGCCGAGGACCTTGGCGGCGGCGCGCTGCACGCCAAGAAATCGGGCGTGGTCGATCATCTCGCCGAAAATGACGAGCATGCGCTGACCATCGTGCGCGACATCTTGTCGACCGTGCCGATGGGCGCGGACAATGCCGACATCAACTATGCCGAGCCGCGGCCGCCCAAGCTCGATCCCGAGGAGCTCTACTCGATCATCCCTGAAGATGTGCGCGCGCCTTATGACGTGCACGAGGTGATCGCGCGGATCGTCGATGGCAGCGAATTCAACGAGTTCAAGGCGCTCTACGGGCCGAGCCTAGTGTGCGGCTTTGCGCATATCCACGGCATCCCGGTCGCGATCCTTGCCAATAACGGCGTGCTGTTTTCCGAAAGCGCGCGCAAGGGCGCGCACTTCATCGAGCTCGCCGCGCACCGCAAGATTCCGCTGCTGTTCCTCCAGAATATCTCGGGCTTCATGGTGGGGGGCAAGTACGAAGCCGAAGGGATCGCCAAGCATGGCGCCAAGCTGGTGACGGCGGTGGCGACCGCGCAGGTGCCAAAGATCACGGTGCTGATCGGGGGCAGCTTTGGTGCGGGCAATTATGGGATGGCGGGGCGGGCCTATTCGCCCAATTTCCTGTTCACCTGGCCCAATTCGCGCATTTCGGTGATGGGCGGAGAGCAGGCGGCGAGCGTGCTGGCGACCGTCCACCGCGACGCCGACAAATGGTCGCCCGAAGAGGCCGAAGAATTCAAGGCGCCGATCCGCCAGAAATACGAAGACGAGGGCAACCCCTGGCACGCAACTGCGCGGTTGTGGGACGACGGAATCATCGACCCTGCGCAGACCCGCGACGTGCTGGGACTGGCCTTCGCGGCGTGCCTCAACGCGCCGGTGCCCGACCAGCCGAAATTCGGTGTGTTCCGGATGTGA
- a CDS encoding cytochrome c yields MRPFSCLTLAGLLAGCTMPVEEPVALETAPAAMPASFVGAEAATSDAKRDHGKRLSVVLGCNSCHGADYRGGNYSDDPDGGFIFASNLTRRMADLSDDQLVRLMREGVHPRRDALWYMPAKTLQRLSAPDMDALIAFLRTLEPAGRDWPLPRGGEATEALLDYGIIDQSPALVEEYRRKLPPDRGDAMALGRYVAAVTCSECHGAGLQGSSSAPPLTEVAAMGRERLAMLLRTGTRDDGMSHGVMKFVAVRNLSSLKDAERDALLDYLMTLGPPEIAE; encoded by the coding sequence ATGCGCCCATTTTCTTGCTTGACCCTTGCCGGCCTGCTGGCTGGCTGCACGATGCCCGTCGAAGAACCGGTTGCCCTCGAGACCGCGCCCGCCGCGATGCCGGCAAGCTTTGTCGGCGCTGAAGCCGCCACAAGCGATGCCAAGCGCGACCATGGCAAGCGGCTCAGCGTCGTCCTCGGCTGCAATAGTTGCCACGGCGCGGACTATCGCGGCGGCAACTATAGCGATGATCCCGACGGCGGTTTCATTTTCGCGTCCAACCTTACGCGGCGGATGGCGGATCTTAGCGACGACCAGCTTGTCAGATTGATGCGCGAAGGCGTGCATCCGCGGCGCGATGCGCTGTGGTACATGCCTGCCAAGACGCTGCAGCGATTGAGCGCGCCCGATATGGACGCGCTGATCGCCTTTCTGCGAACGCTCGAGCCCGCCGGGCGCGACTGGCCGTTACCGCGCGGGGGCGAGGCGACCGAAGCGTTGCTCGATTACGGCATCATCGATCAGTCGCCGGCGTTGGTCGAAGAATATCGGCGTAAGCTGCCCCCCGATCGCGGCGATGCGATGGCGTTGGGGCGCTATGTGGCCGCGGTCACCTGTTCGGAGTGTCACGGCGCGGGGCTGCAAGGCTCATCGAGTGCGCCGCCGCTAACAGAGGTTGCCGCCATGGGGCGCGAGCGGCTGGCCATGCTGCTGCGCACCGGGACGCGCGATGATGGCATGAGCCACGGCGTGATGAAGTTCGTGGCGGTGCGCAATCTGTCATCGCTGAAGGACGCGGAGCGGGATGCGCTGCTCGACTATCTGATGACGCTGGGGCCGCCGGAGATAGCCGAATAG
- a CDS encoding DUF1326 domain-containing protein — protein MTYWKIKARQFANCNCEVGCNCQFGGFPDKGKCEAAVGFIIDEGRHGDVDLAGCKAGAIFKWPGAIHKGGGEAIAFVDESASPEQREALLRIMTGQDTDAMATHFAVFASTVENMHEPQFLPLDFEIDVEGRKGHLAVPGHFETNGRPIISPASGEEVRSRIHIPAGFEYEYAEIGWGSTTGNGPVPIELSDSYGQFCHLNLDSQGVIYN, from the coding sequence ATGACTTATTGGAAGATCAAAGCGCGTCAGTTTGCCAATTGCAATTGCGAGGTTGGTTGCAACTGCCAGTTCGGCGGGTTTCCAGACAAGGGAAAGTGCGAGGCTGCCGTCGGTTTCATCATCGATGAGGGCAGGCACGGCGACGTCGACCTCGCGGGGTGCAAGGCCGGTGCCATCTTCAAATGGCCGGGTGCCATCCATAAAGGCGGCGGCGAAGCGATCGCCTTCGTCGACGAGAGCGCCTCTCCCGAACAACGAGAGGCCCTCCTGCGCATCATGACGGGGCAGGATACGGATGCCATGGCAACGCATTTTGCCGTGTTCGCTTCGACGGTCGAAAACATGCATGAGCCGCAATTCCTCCCGCTCGATTTCGAGATCGACGTCGAAGGTCGCAAGGGTCACCTTGCGGTCCCGGGTCATTTCGAGACCAACGGCCGGCCGATCATCAGTCCGGCAAGCGGCGAAGAAGTTCGCTCGCGCATCCATATCCCTGCCGGGTTCGAATATGAGTATGCGGAAATTGGCTGGGGTAGCACCACTGGCAACGGCCCGGTGCCGATCGAGCTTTCCGACAGCTATGGCCAATTCTGCCATCTCAATCTCGATAGCCAGGGTGTGATCTACAATTGA
- a CDS encoding SDR family oxidoreductase → MDVNGMAAVVTGGASGLGEATARKLASQGAKVAIFDRNADAGAKVADEVGGVFCEVDVTSDDSVKAGFAKAREAHGQERILVNCAGVANAAKTVGTNKETGERLLYPMIQFELAININLIGSFRCIAHSAQGMVGLEPLEDGERGCIINTASVAAQDGQIGQAAYSASKGGVLAMALPIARDLMNDGVRVNTILPGVFKTPMVAMMPEKVQDALGAQVPFPKRLGKAEEYADLAAFICATPYLNAESIRLDGGIRMAPR, encoded by the coding sequence ATGGACGTTAATGGCATGGCCGCAGTCGTGACCGGCGGCGCCTCGGGGCTTGGCGAAGCGACCGCGCGCAAACTCGCGTCGCAAGGCGCAAAGGTCGCGATCTTCGACCGCAATGCGGATGCAGGCGCGAAGGTCGCAGATGAGGTTGGCGGCGTGTTCTGCGAAGTCGACGTGACCAGCGATGACAGCGTAAAGGCCGGGTTCGCGAAAGCCCGTGAGGCGCACGGGCAGGAACGCATCCTTGTCAATTGCGCGGGCGTCGCCAACGCCGCCAAGACGGTCGGCACGAACAAGGAAACGGGTGAACGACTGCTCTACCCGATGATCCAGTTCGAACTGGCCATCAACATCAACCTCATCGGTTCGTTCCGCTGCATCGCGCATTCGGCGCAGGGCATGGTCGGGCTCGAGCCGCTCGAAGACGGCGAACGCGGCTGCATCATCAACACCGCAAGCGTCGCGGCGCAGGATGGGCAGATCGGGCAGGCAGCCTATTCGGCATCCAAAGGCGGCGTGCTGGCGATGGCGCTGCCGATCGCGCGCGACCTCATGAATGACGGCGTACGCGTCAACACGATCCTGCCGGGCGTCTTCAAGACGCCGATGGTCGCGATGATGCCCGAAAAAGTGCAGGACGCGCTGGGCGCGCAGGTACCGTTTCCCAAGCGCCTGGGTAAGGCCGAGGAATATGCCGATCTCGCCGCCTTCATCTGCGCGACGCCCTATCTCAATGCGGAGAGCATCCGCCTCGACGGCGGCATCCGCATGGCGCCGCGTTGA
- a CDS encoding type VI secretion system tube protein Hcp yields MPYPYAHALLGAVAACFLTSAAAAGPVFLKIGDIEGEATDAGHEDWIVIESVSFPTASPDGEFWFEGLRPGAAQDAKPRLRAPSRQVDRASPQLSQASNSGKAKVEMHRPLAKGTPLMVVAGRFSDCKPGQIHDAVRIRSDDGEWLLTDARVEGCAKTMATSGDADDRPTEEVAFYYNKIAFSYAKRDPVIKGSKINEN; encoded by the coding sequence ATGCCATATCCATACGCACACGCACTGCTCGGCGCAGTCGCGGCCTGCTTCTTAACGAGCGCCGCCGCTGCCGGCCCCGTCTTTCTCAAGATCGGCGATATCGAGGGCGAAGCCACCGATGCCGGTCATGAGGACTGGATCGTGATTGAATCGGTAAGCTTCCCCACCGCATCGCCCGACGGCGAATTCTGGTTCGAAGGACTGCGACCCGGCGCCGCGCAAGACGCCAAACCCAGGCTGAGAGCGCCAAGCCGACAAGTAGACCGCGCCAGCCCGCAGCTGAGCCAGGCATCCAACAGCGGCAAGGCCAAAGTCGAAATGCACCGTCCGCTCGCCAAGGGCACACCGCTAATGGTGGTTGCCGGTCGCTTTTCCGATTGCAAGCCGGGCCAGATACATGACGCCGTGCGCATCCGATCAGACGATGGCGAATGGCTGCTGACCGATGCGCGGGTAGAAGGCTGCGCCAAGACGATGGCGACCAGCGGCGACGCCGATGACCGCCCGACCGAGGAAGTGGCCTTCTATTACAACAAGATCGCCTTCAGCTATGCCAAGCGCGATCCCGTAATCAAAGGCAGCAAGATCAACGAGAATTAG